The Mycolicibacterium lutetiense genome window below encodes:
- a CDS encoding precorrin-2 C(20)-methyltransferase, translating into MTTETTERGTHGTLYGVGLGPGDPELVTVKAARLIGAADVVAYHSARHGKSIARGIAEPYLREGQLEEHLVYPVTTETTEHPGGYVGAMEDFYAAAAERIAAHLEAGRDVALLAEGDPLFYSSYMHMHTRLTERFDAVIVPGVTSVSAASAATGTPLVQGDDVLTILPGTLPTAELERRLADTDAAVVLKLGRSYTRVREALESTGRLDEAYYVERASTDRQRVSPAGEVGSDGGEIKVPYFSLAMVPGRSRATTPHGSVVVVGLGPGDSDWMTPQSRRELSAATDLIGYGPYLDRVGARAGQHHHPSDNTDEPARAQLACKLAQEGRTVAVVSSGDPGVFAMATAVLEEAKQWPGVEVRVIPAMTAAQAVASRVGAPLGHDYAVISLSDRLKPWDVIVDRLTAAAKADLALAIYNPASKTRTWQVGAMRDVLLEYRDPSTPVVIARAVSGAEPGPGERVSVVRLVDLDPAQVDMRTMLIIGSSQTQWYAGSAAGDTTEDRVFTPRHYPG; encoded by the coding sequence GTGACTACCGAGACGACAGAACGTGGAACCCACGGAACTCTGTATGGCGTCGGGTTGGGCCCGGGCGATCCGGAGCTCGTGACGGTCAAGGCGGCCCGGCTGATCGGGGCGGCCGACGTGGTGGCCTACCACAGCGCCAGGCACGGCAAGAGCATCGCCCGAGGCATCGCCGAGCCGTATCTGAGGGAAGGCCAACTCGAGGAGCACCTGGTCTATCCCGTCACCACCGAGACCACCGAGCATCCAGGCGGGTACGTCGGCGCGATGGAAGATTTCTACGCCGCGGCCGCCGAGCGCATCGCCGCGCACCTCGAGGCCGGCCGCGATGTGGCTCTGCTGGCCGAGGGTGACCCGCTGTTCTACAGCTCCTACATGCACATGCACACCAGGCTCACCGAGCGGTTCGACGCCGTCATCGTTCCCGGAGTCACGTCGGTGAGCGCGGCCTCCGCCGCCACCGGCACCCCGCTGGTACAGGGCGATGACGTCCTGACGATCCTGCCCGGCACGCTGCCCACCGCCGAGTTGGAACGTCGCCTGGCTGACACCGACGCGGCGGTAGTGCTCAAGCTGGGCCGGTCCTACACCCGGGTGCGAGAAGCCCTGGAATCGACCGGACGGCTGGACGAGGCGTACTACGTCGAGCGGGCCAGCACCGACCGGCAACGGGTATCGCCGGCCGGCGAGGTCGGCAGCGACGGCGGCGAGATCAAGGTGCCGTACTTCTCGTTGGCGATGGTGCCCGGCCGGTCGCGGGCCACCACCCCGCACGGCAGTGTGGTGGTCGTGGGCCTCGGGCCGGGCGACTCGGACTGGATGACCCCGCAGAGCCGCCGCGAACTGTCCGCCGCCACCGATCTGATCGGCTACGGCCCGTATCTCGATCGCGTCGGCGCCCGCGCCGGACAGCATCACCACCCCAGCGACAACACCGACGAACCGGCCCGCGCACAACTGGCCTGCAAGCTGGCCCAGGAGGGCCGGACGGTGGCGGTGGTGTCCTCCGGCGATCCAGGCGTGTTCGCGATGGCCACCGCGGTGCTCGAAGAAGCCAAGCAGTGGCCCGGCGTCGAGGTCCGGGTGATCCCCGCGATGACGGCGGCCCAAGCGGTCGCCAGTCGGGTGGGCGCCCCGCTGGGCCACGACTACGCGGTGATCTCGCTGTCCGACCGGCTCAAGCCGTGGGACGTGATCGTTGACCGTCTCACCGCCGCGGCGAAGGCCGATCTGGCGCTGGCGATCTACAACCCGGCGTCGAAAACCCGGACCTGGCAGGTGGGTGCCATGCGCGATGTGCTGCTGGAGTACCGCGATCCGAGTACCCCGGTGGTCATCGCGCGCGCCGTTTCCGGCGCCGAGCCCGGCCCGGGCGAGCGGGTGTCCGTGGTGCGCCTGGTCGATCTCGACCCGGCCCAGGTGGACATGCGCACCATGCTGATCATCGGCTCGTCACAGACGCAGTGGTATGCCGGTTCGGCTGCCGGTGACACCACCGAGGACCGGGTGTTCACCCCGCGCCACTACCCGGGCTGA
- the cobG gene encoding precorrin-3B synthase encodes MTRTRDQDACPGALTVHQAADGALVRVRLPGGMIASAQLATLAQVAEQFGSPAMELTSRGNIQIRAVTDTDGAARALTAAGLLPSPTHERARNIVASPLSGRSGGVTDVRPLVIDLDRAIQDDPALAGLPGRFWFSLDDGRGDVSGIDADAGVHARDDGTFALLLAGRDTGVRLDPGDAVSTLIEVGRRFVGIRGKAWRITELDDHSALLNGLTPSAAAGATWPPTMTPPVGWIEQRDGDVALGAAVPLGVLQARTAHFLAAIEAPLVITPWRSVLVCDVPEGVADTALRVLAPLGLVFDENSPWLRISACTGSPGCAKSAADVRADATEAVNAPRDTHRHFVGCERACGSPPVGEVLVAGEDGYRLRSTPP; translated from the coding sequence ATGACCAGGACCCGCGATCAGGACGCCTGCCCGGGTGCACTGACTGTGCATCAGGCCGCCGACGGTGCCCTGGTACGGGTCCGACTCCCCGGCGGGATGATCGCCTCTGCCCAATTGGCGACGCTGGCCCAGGTAGCCGAGCAGTTCGGCTCCCCCGCAATGGAACTGACCTCTCGCGGCAACATCCAGATCCGGGCGGTGACCGATACCGACGGAGCTGCCAGGGCTCTCACGGCAGCGGGCCTGCTGCCGTCGCCGACCCACGAGCGGGCCCGCAACATCGTGGCCTCGCCCCTGTCCGGACGTTCGGGCGGCGTCACCGATGTCCGCCCCCTCGTCATCGACCTCGACCGCGCCATCCAGGACGACCCGGCGCTGGCCGGCTTGCCGGGCAGGTTCTGGTTCAGCCTCGATGACGGCCGCGGCGACGTGTCCGGGATCGACGCCGACGCCGGGGTGCACGCCCGCGATGACGGCACGTTCGCACTGTTGCTGGCCGGACGCGACACCGGGGTACGACTGGACCCCGGTGACGCGGTGTCCACCCTCATCGAGGTGGGCAGGCGATTCGTCGGCATCCGCGGAAAGGCCTGGCGGATAACCGAACTCGACGATCATTCGGCACTGTTGAACGGCCTGACTCCCAGCGCCGCGGCGGGGGCCACCTGGCCACCGACGATGACACCCCCGGTGGGCTGGATCGAGCAACGCGATGGCGACGTCGCGCTGGGGGCCGCCGTGCCGCTGGGCGTGTTGCAGGCCCGGACCGCCCACTTCCTGGCCGCGATCGAGGCGCCGCTGGTAATCACCCCGTGGCGTTCGGTGCTGGTGTGCGACGTCCCCGAGGGGGTCGCGGACACCGCCCTGCGCGTGCTGGCCCCGCTCGGGCTCGTGTTCGACGAGAATTCACCCTGGCTGCGGATCAGCGCCTGCACCGGTAGCCCCGGATGTGCCAAGTCCGCCGCCGATGTGCGGGCCGACGCCACCGAAGCGGTCAACGCGCCCAGGGACACCCACCGACATTTCGTGGGCTGCGAGCGGGCCTGCGGCAGCCCGCCCGTCGGGGAGGTGCTGGTCGCAGGCGAGGACGGATACCGGCTGCGTAGCACGCCCCCGTAG
- a CDS encoding IS4 family transposase, producing the protein MPRAGWRKPESDRRLSDLVSVGVLTRVFPPALVDEVIAASGRTQVRHRALPARVMAYFAIGMGLYSDGSYEDVLSQLTDGLAWASGWREQYQLPSKSAIFQARERLGSAPLAQLFARVAAPVGRPNTPGVWLAGRRLVAIDGTCLDVADTPVNEEFFGRPGVNKGEKSAFPQARLLAAAECGTHAIFAATIGAYRDSETTLIENLLTALTPGMLVLADRGFFSYALWRNVSRTGSDLLWRVSTGRNGPSPVHVENLPDGSWLAHLRADKDRHSEPMLARIIDYTLEDGRENPTVYRLVTTMLDPVEAPALDLAAAYAQRWEIESVFDELKTHQRGSKVVLRSKSPDLVLQEIWGYLCCHYAIRSLMTQAADHAGRDPDRLSFTAALRIVRQSVAQQGAFSP; encoded by the coding sequence ATGCCTCGTGCGGGTTGGCGTAAGCCGGAGTCGGATCGTCGGTTGTCGGACTTGGTGTCGGTGGGCGTGCTGACACGGGTGTTCCCGCCGGCGTTGGTTGATGAGGTGATCGCTGCCTCGGGTCGGACTCAGGTGCGTCATCGTGCGTTACCTGCGCGGGTGATGGCCTACTTCGCGATCGGGATGGGCCTGTACTCCGATGGTTCCTATGAAGATGTGTTGTCGCAGTTGACTGATGGTTTGGCGTGGGCTTCTGGGTGGCGTGAGCAGTATCAGTTGCCCAGCAAGTCGGCGATTTTCCAGGCTCGGGAGCGGCTGGGATCTGCACCGTTGGCGCAGTTGTTCGCGCGGGTGGCTGCTCCGGTGGGCAGGCCGAACACGCCGGGGGTATGGCTGGCGGGGCGGCGGTTGGTCGCGATCGACGGGACGTGCCTGGATGTGGCGGACACGCCGGTCAACGAGGAGTTCTTCGGCCGGCCGGGAGTGAACAAGGGTGAGAAGTCGGCGTTCCCGCAGGCGCGGTTGTTGGCGGCCGCCGAGTGCGGCACACATGCGATCTTCGCCGCCACGATTGGCGCCTACCGAGACTCAGAAACCACCTTGATCGAGAACCTGCTCACGGCCTTGACTCCAGGCATGTTGGTGTTGGCCGATCGTGGATTCTTCTCATATGCGTTGTGGCGTAACGTTTCTAGAACCGGGTCAGATCTGTTGTGGCGGGTGAGCACCGGCAGGAACGGCCCCTCTCCGGTGCATGTCGAAAACCTGCCTGACGGTTCCTGGCTGGCGCATCTGCGCGCTGACAAGGACCGGCACAGCGAGCCGATGCTGGCCCGGATCATCGACTACACCCTCGAGGACGGCCGTGAGAATCCCACCGTCTACCGGCTGGTGACCACGATGCTCGACCCGGTCGAAGCGCCTGCGCTGGATCTCGCCGCCGCCTATGCCCAGAGGTGGGAAATTGAGAGCGTCTTCGACGAACTCAAGACCCACCAGCGCGGATCGAAAGTGGTGTTGCGCTCGAAATCCCCGGACCTAGTGCTCCAGGAAATCTGGGGATACCTGTGCTGCCACTACGCGATTCGCTCCCTCATGACCCAAGCCGCCGACCATGCCGGGCGCGATCCTGACCGCCTCAGCTTCACCGCTGCGCTACGCATCGTGCGCCAGTCCGTCGCCCAGCAGGGTGCTTTTTCCCCCTAA
- a CDS encoding precorrin-8X methylmutase — translation MLDYIRDAAEIYRQSFATIRAESNLSRFPDDVSRVVVRLIHTCGQVDVADHVSYTDDVVARAHAALAAGAPVLCDSSMVAAGITRSRLPADNEVVSLVADPRAPELAATLGFTRSAAAVDLWADRLGGAVVAIGNAPTALFRLLELLDEGAPVPAAVLGGPVGFVGSAQSKEELIERPRGMSYLVVTGRRGGSAMAAAAVNAIASERE, via the coding sequence GTGCTCGACTACATCCGTGACGCCGCCGAGATCTACCGGCAGTCATTCGCGACGATCCGCGCCGAGTCGAACCTGTCGCGGTTCCCCGACGATGTATCGCGAGTGGTGGTCCGGCTGATCCATACGTGCGGTCAGGTGGATGTCGCCGACCATGTGTCCTACACCGACGATGTCGTGGCCCGGGCGCATGCCGCACTGGCGGCCGGCGCCCCGGTGTTGTGCGACTCGTCGATGGTCGCGGCCGGGATCACCCGTTCGCGACTGCCGGCCGACAACGAGGTCGTCTCGCTGGTGGCCGATCCGCGCGCCCCCGAATTGGCAGCGACGTTGGGGTTCACCCGCTCGGCGGCCGCGGTCGACCTGTGGGCCGACCGCCTCGGCGGCGCAGTGGTCGCGATCGGCAACGCGCCCACCGCATTGTTCCGGCTGTTGGAACTGCTTGACGAGGGCGCGCCAGTCCCGGCGGCCGTGCTGGGCGGTCCGGTCGGTTTCGTCGGATCGGCGCAGTCGAAGGAAGAACTGATCGAACGCCCGAGGGGCATGTCCTATCTGGTGGTGACCGGCCGGCGCGGTGGCAGCGCCATGGCCGCGGCCGCCGTCAATGCGATTGCGAGTGAACGCGAGTGA
- a CDS encoding TetR/AcrR family transcriptional regulator, protein MPTAPEGAATRSPFDRRQPQRSDQRRTAILAALDEHLKQTGFDALNIAEVARAAGVGRSAFYFYFENKAAAVAALLEPMHEALMAANTVLANTAEPPRSRVRDTLEAVARTAEEHRYLFEAMWEARGANSAVRDMWDAARESFVPTVAAVIVADRAAGRAPDGADAAVLASLLMELNDRLVERIIVGGPLTRRQLLEGAEAMWMGTIYGTIEAGESR, encoded by the coding sequence ATGCCGACGGCACCAGAGGGCGCAGCCACCCGGTCTCCGTTCGACCGTCGACAACCGCAGCGCAGTGATCAGCGCCGCACCGCGATCCTGGCGGCGCTCGACGAGCATCTGAAACAGACCGGGTTCGACGCACTCAACATCGCCGAGGTCGCCCGGGCGGCCGGGGTCGGACGCTCGGCCTTCTACTTTTATTTCGAGAACAAGGCGGCCGCGGTTGCCGCGCTACTCGAGCCGATGCACGAGGCCCTGATGGCGGCCAACACGGTTCTGGCCAACACCGCAGAACCGCCCCGCTCCCGGGTGCGCGACACGCTCGAGGCGGTGGCGAGGACCGCCGAGGAACACCGCTATCTGTTTGAGGCGATGTGGGAGGCCCGCGGAGCCAACAGTGCCGTCCGCGACATGTGGGATGCAGCGCGGGAGTCCTTCGTCCCCACTGTCGCCGCGGTGATCGTCGCAGATCGGGCCGCCGGCCGCGCCCCCGACGGCGCCGACGCCGCGGTGCTGGCGAGCCTGCTGATGGAACTCAACGATCGACTGGTGGAACGGATCATCGTCGGCGGGCCACTGACCCGCCGGCAACTACTGGAAGGTGCAGAAGCGATGTGGATGGGCACGATTTACGGCACGATCGAAGCCGGAGAATCTCGATGA
- a CDS encoding phosphotransferase family protein encodes MTAAVSIPGRPTEVTAGWMSKILGAEVDSVHTAPIGTGQTGATYRISVTYRHDAGLPGTFAVKLPSQDDTVRDRVAIGYRSEHAFYTNVADHVQIPVPHCHHCEIAGEGADFVLLLADMAPAEQGDQIAGCTPAEATLAVLALADLHGPTWADPQWANFPGIAMPKPEPDSAKGFGDVAKMAADITLDKIGARLDAEDQDTMREAMSVVTPWLLAEPDRFAILHGDYRLDNMLFDPDRTRITVVDWQTLGSGLPARDLSYFTATSLDPAVRAASEADLVSAYHDRLLSHGVTGYDRETCWQDYRLGMLQAPLITVLGTAFANSTERGDDMMVVMAQRGCQAIRELGTLDLIDA; translated from the coding sequence ATGACGGCCGCTGTGTCCATTCCGGGCAGGCCCACCGAAGTCACCGCCGGGTGGATGTCGAAGATCCTTGGTGCCGAAGTGGATTCGGTACATACCGCACCGATCGGCACCGGCCAGACCGGTGCCACCTACCGAATCTCGGTCACCTACCGCCACGACGCCGGCCTGCCCGGCACCTTCGCGGTGAAGCTGCCGTCGCAAGACGACACCGTGCGTGACCGCGTCGCCATCGGCTATCGCTCCGAGCACGCCTTCTACACCAACGTGGCCGACCACGTGCAGATCCCGGTCCCGCACTGTCATCACTGTGAAATCGCCGGCGAGGGGGCCGATTTCGTCTTGCTCCTGGCGGATATGGCACCGGCTGAACAAGGTGATCAGATCGCCGGGTGCACACCGGCCGAGGCCACGCTGGCCGTCCTGGCACTCGCCGATCTGCACGGGCCGACCTGGGCCGACCCGCAATGGGCGAACTTCCCCGGTATCGCCATGCCCAAACCGGAACCCGACTCCGCCAAGGGATTCGGCGACGTCGCAAAGATGGCGGCCGACATCACCCTGGACAAGATCGGCGCGCGCCTGGATGCCGAGGATCAGGACACCATGCGCGAGGCGATGTCGGTGGTCACCCCGTGGCTGCTGGCCGAGCCGGACCGGTTCGCCATCCTCCACGGCGATTACCGTCTGGACAACATGCTGTTCGACCCCGACCGCACCCGGATCACCGTGGTGGATTGGCAGACCCTCGGTTCCGGCCTTCCGGCCCGCGACCTGTCGTACTTCACCGCAACCAGCCTGGATCCCGCCGTCCGGGCCGCCTCCGAAGCCGACCTGGTCAGTGCCTACCACGACCGGTTGCTGTCCCACGGCGTCACCGGCTATGACCGCGAAACCTGTTGGCAGGATTACCGTTTGGGCATGTTGCAGGCGCCACTGATCACCGTGCTCGGCACCGCTTTCGCCAACTCCACCGAACGCGGCGACGACATGATGGTGGTGATGGCCCAGCGCGGCTGCCAAGCCATCCGCGAGCTCGGCACGCTCGATCTCATCGACGCCTGA
- a CDS encoding adenylate/guanylate cyclase domain-containing protein — translation MAETSYAPCGGLSLAYQVFGDGPVELVYAGSFVSHLEVFWTMPEFEAFMERFSTFCRVLLFDKAGVGLSDPVPQVRTLDDRAAEIEAVMDAAGFERAVLFGLSEGGPAAMVFAATRPERTRALILAGTFAYFGISGWDDFDRDPAELRARVLAEVGELYAPTTEQFAQFQEFGRASASAWGTGKALRCLLPTFGSVRQLGMFERMSASPGMARATLQAAFRIDVRPILPTIAVPALVIHATGDLVPVQGGRYLADHIPGARMLELDGTDHAPWITNPDEISSAIEEFLTGSHAAPSQSHRALRTVLFTDMVASTQHAAATGDERWRTVLHRMGEITADLTGRFGGVVVKSTGDGHLATFDGPTQAIRCAEALRDQTESMGIEIRAGIHTGECELLDGDIGGIAVHIAARILGLAGAGEILVSSTVRDLVVGSGTGFEDRGDVQLRGVPGTWRLLAVDRHGARAGTPEAELASVPTPGPRPTMRRSDHAMAVMARRMPRIVRGIARVTPGARLT, via the coding sequence GTGGCGGAGACGTCATACGCACCGTGCGGCGGTCTGAGTCTCGCCTATCAGGTATTCGGCGACGGACCCGTCGAGCTGGTCTATGCCGGGTCGTTCGTCAGTCACCTCGAGGTGTTCTGGACCATGCCCGAGTTCGAGGCCTTCATGGAACGGTTCTCGACCTTCTGTCGTGTCCTGTTGTTCGACAAGGCCGGTGTGGGCCTGTCCGACCCTGTTCCGCAGGTGCGCACCCTGGACGATCGGGCCGCCGAGATCGAGGCCGTGATGGATGCCGCGGGCTTCGAGCGGGCGGTGCTGTTCGGATTGAGCGAAGGTGGGCCGGCCGCCATGGTGTTCGCAGCAACCCGGCCTGAGCGGACTCGGGCCCTGATCCTTGCCGGCACATTCGCCTACTTCGGGATCTCAGGGTGGGACGACTTCGACCGCGATCCCGCCGAGCTGCGGGCGCGGGTCCTTGCCGAGGTGGGTGAGCTCTATGCGCCCACGACCGAGCAGTTCGCCCAGTTCCAGGAGTTCGGTCGCGCCAGCGCCTCGGCGTGGGGTACCGGTAAAGCGCTCAGATGCCTGCTCCCGACGTTCGGGTCGGTCCGCCAACTCGGGATGTTCGAGCGGATGAGCGCCAGCCCGGGTATGGCCCGGGCCACCCTGCAAGCGGCGTTCCGGATCGACGTCCGGCCGATCCTGCCGACAATCGCGGTGCCCGCCCTGGTCATCCATGCCACCGGCGACCTCGTTCCGGTCCAGGGCGGGCGGTATCTCGCCGACCACATCCCGGGCGCGCGGATGCTTGAGCTCGACGGCACCGACCATGCGCCGTGGATCACCAACCCTGACGAAATCAGCAGCGCAATCGAGGAATTCCTCACCGGCAGTCATGCCGCACCGTCGCAGTCCCACCGGGCTCTGCGCACCGTTCTGTTCACCGACATGGTCGCCTCCACACAGCACGCCGCGGCGACCGGCGACGAGCGGTGGCGGACGGTGCTCCATCGAATGGGGGAGATCACCGCAGACCTGACCGGTCGATTCGGCGGCGTCGTGGTGAAGAGCACCGGCGACGGCCACCTCGCCACGTTCGACGGTCCGACGCAGGCGATTCGCTGCGCGGAGGCCCTGCGCGATCAGACCGAGTCCATGGGTATCGAGATCCGAGCCGGCATCCACACCGGCGAATGCGAACTGCTGGACGGTGATATCGGCGGAATCGCGGTCCATATCGCGGCACGCATCCTCGGCCTGGCCGGCGCCGGGGAAATCCTGGTGTCCAGCACTGTCCGCGATCTGGTGGTGGGCTCGGGAACCGGCTTCGAGGACCGCGGCGATGTCCAGCTGCGTGGGGTGCCCGGCACCTGGCGACTCCTCGCGGTGGATCGTCACGGCGCCCGCGCGGGAACACCCGAGGCGGAACTGGCTTCGGTACCGACCCCGGGACCCCGGCCGACGATGCGCCGATCGGATCACGCCATGGCGGTGATGGCGAGGCGAATGCCCCGGATCGTGCGCGGGATTGCCCGCGTCACCCCGGGCGCCCGCCTCACGTGA